One Candidatus Peregrinibacteria bacterium DNA segment encodes these proteins:
- a CDS encoding glycosyltransferase family 2 protein, with protein MRAMMLSIVIPCLNEEQTLGLVVKKAKASLKRLGIEGEVIVADNGSTDRSIAIAEELGARVVHVPQRGYGCALIAGMQAARGKCLLMGDADDSYNFEEIDPFLEEIEKGYDLVMSTRLKGRIEPGAMPFLHRYLGTPVLTFLLNRLFKLKISDCNSGMRCLTKEAFERLRLSSQGMEFASEMLIKSGLLHLKIKEIPITLYKDKRNRPPHLNTWSDGWRHLKFMFLYSPKYLFLVPGLAFMVLGFFLMLILFRGPVEVSGIVFDTHSSLLGSLLAILGYQLLITGMQARAFAQTQPFQFKDTTLASFYKCFSLERGLVLGLLLFAVGFGCDVFVVYEWIQAGFKNLNEANLLALTSTLMILGIQTCFASFFVQILRDSDQRRR; from the coding sequence ATGAGGGCCATGATGCTTTCTATTGTCATCCCGTGTTTGAACGAAGAGCAGACGCTCGGCCTTGTGGTGAAAAAAGCTAAGGCCTCTTTGAAGCGTCTTGGAATTGAGGGTGAAGTGATTGTGGCGGACAACGGATCCACCGATCGTAGCATTGCAATCGCGGAGGAGCTCGGAGCGCGCGTCGTGCATGTGCCTCAGCGCGGTTACGGCTGCGCTCTCATCGCAGGTATGCAAGCGGCACGGGGCAAGTGTTTACTGATGGGCGATGCCGACGACTCTTACAACTTTGAGGAAATCGATCCTTTTTTGGAGGAGATTGAAAAGGGTTACGACCTGGTGATGAGCACGCGTCTCAAGGGTCGAATTGAGCCTGGAGCCATGCCCTTTTTGCATCGTTACTTGGGCACGCCGGTTCTCACCTTTTTGTTGAACCGTTTGTTTAAGCTCAAAATTTCTGACTGCAACTCGGGCATGCGCTGCCTCACCAAAGAAGCCTTCGAGCGGCTGCGGCTCAGTTCACAGGGCATGGAGTTTGCATCTGAAATGCTCATCAAAAGTGGGCTTTTGCATTTGAAAATCAAGGAAATTCCCATCACTTTATATAAAGATAAGCGCAACCGTCCGCCGCATTTGAACACCTGGAGTGATGGTTGGAGGCACCTCAAATTCATGTTTCTTTACAGTCCCAAGTATTTGTTTCTTGTGCCGGGACTCGCCTTCATGGTGCTTGGATTTTTTTTGATGCTGATCTTGTTCCGTGGGCCGGTGGAAGTGTCGGGCATCGTCTTCGATACGCACTCATCCTTGCTTGGAAGTTTGCTTGCGATTCTTGGCTATCAACTTCTGATCACAGGCATGCAGGCGCGGGCTTTTGCTCAGACCCAGCCCTTTCAATTCAAAGACACCACGCTTGCCTCTTTTTATAAGTGTTTCAGTTTGGAACGGGGTCTTGTGCTTGGGCTGCTCCTCTTTGCTGTCGGTTTTGGCTGCGACGTTTTTGTGGTCTATGAATGGATCCAAGCGGGCTTCAAAAATCTGAATGAGGCGAACCTGCTGGCGCTCACGTCCACACTGATGATCCTCGGCATCCAAACGTGCTTTGCGAGTTTCTTTGTGCAGATCCTTCGTGACTCGGATCAGCGTAGGCGGTAG
- a CDS encoding class I SAM-dependent methyltransferase, which translates to MGFPFEENESGRGSHDVDAIAKYLMTKNPIVETSEGGSVLLSECIDASKGKEDGEALLSDVLAAFLKDSGEETSFYRALARHLMRQARTGVREEFAEIRKGGVGAMIAYLRDRNPVIQLPEGQMGELIGEHLKDPEHLREVGGQYARMLDFYDAKSHNEAGVARIAGALRYFLEGRENTYNSDASFYRFLAERFLGELPPENRRMLDLGCGNAAQKLAEWDTLVDNNGLRSLGIDGSTTFALRNAAETQNIAVGAIDAETSELRRQVGEALNSQFGIVLANLVLDRVADPTQLIRNMNAFLVPGGKAVLGCLLPNTGEDDEQLPDPLQHIVYTPTENRVTEGKHPYSDAKQIRKHIEAELGVKVKVIRQPYHWKSSGGEGVYDKHFIFEWTKPKEV; encoded by the coding sequence ATGGGTTTTCCTTTCGAAGAAAATGAATCTGGACGAGGTTCGCATGACGTGGATGCTATTGCAAAGTATTTGATGACTAAGAACCCGATAGTTGAAACGTCTGAAGGGGGTTCAGTCCTTCTTTCAGAGTGCATTGATGCAAGTAAGGGGAAAGAAGATGGAGAAGCTCTTTTGTCTGACGTGCTTGCCGCTTTCTTAAAGGACTCTGGTGAAGAAACCAGTTTTTATCGAGCACTTGCACGTCATTTGATGCGACAAGCTCGGACAGGAGTTCGTGAAGAGTTTGCTGAGATTCGCAAGGGGGGAGTGGGAGCCATGATTGCTTACCTTAGGGACAGGAATCCGGTCATTCAGCTTCCTGAAGGGCAGATGGGAGAGCTTATAGGAGAGCATTTGAAAGATCCTGAGCATTTGCGAGAAGTAGGAGGCCAGTATGCTCGCATGTTGGATTTTTACGATGCAAAGAGTCACAATGAAGCGGGGGTGGCTCGTATTGCAGGGGCTCTTCGTTATTTTCTCGAAGGGCGTGAAAACACCTACAATTCCGATGCCAGCTTTTACCGATTTCTTGCGGAACGTTTTTTAGGTGAACTTCCTCCTGAAAATCGTCGTATGTTGGATCTTGGTTGTGGGAATGCTGCTCAGAAACTAGCGGAGTGGGACACCTTGGTGGACAATAATGGACTACGTTCTTTAGGGATCGATGGTAGTACTACGTTTGCTTTACGCAATGCAGCTGAAACCCAAAACATTGCAGTGGGTGCCATTGATGCTGAAACCTCAGAACTTCGCAGGCAAGTTGGAGAGGCTTTGAATAGTCAATTTGGAATTGTGCTTGCTAACCTGGTGCTTGATCGTGTGGCAGATCCAACTCAGCTCATTCGTAATATGAATGCGTTCTTGGTTCCTGGAGGAAAAGCTGTCTTAGGGTGTTTGCTCCCCAATACAGGGGAAGATGATGAGCAGCTTCCTGATCCTTTGCAGCACATTGTGTACACCCCTACTGAGAATCGTGTTACTGAAGGAAAACATCCTTATTCTGATGCGAAACAGATTCGAAAGCATATTGAAGCAGAATTGGGAGTAAAAGTGAAAGTAATCCGTCAGCCTTATCACTGGAAATCCAGCGGTGGAGAGGGGGTGTATGACAAGCACTTTATCTTTGAATGGACCAAGCCCAAGGAGGTCTAG
- a CDS encoding DUF86 domain-containing protein, with translation MPNKSLIQRKIQEILKQLLFLDELTRENAIAILDDEKTLYLAERVMERLIGAAIDINMHLLKDLKQEIPANYRDSFIGLSKINVLNEAFAKQIAHSIGLRNILIHEYQQLINEKFFEAMKEAKTDYKTYTEAILHFLSQHP, from the coding sequence ATGCCAAATAAAAGTCTCATTCAAAGAAAAATTCAAGAAATTCTGAAGCAGCTTCTTTTTTTAGATGAATTGACTCGCGAAAATGCAATCGCCATTTTAGACGATGAAAAAACCTTGTACCTGGCAGAACGAGTGATGGAAAGATTGATCGGCGCAGCCATCGACATCAACATGCATCTGCTTAAAGATTTGAAACAAGAAATCCCAGCAAACTATCGAGATTCTTTTATTGGACTCTCCAAAATCAATGTTTTAAATGAAGCTTTCGCAAAACAAATCGCACACTCCATAGGTTTGCGCAACATTCTCATTCATGAATACCAACAGTTGATCAATGAAAAATTCTTTGAAGCCATGAAAGAAGCAAAAACCGATTATAAGACTTACACTGAAGCCATTCTTCACTTCCTCTCTCAACATCCGTGA
- a CDS encoding 23S rRNA (adenine(2503)-C(2))-methyltransferase RlmN: MNFPTRHSRFCELFPGEKPFRWKQIEEGLFQVQNKGWKDLTGLPKILRETLEKEVPWMSGEAQTVLCSSRGDTYKVLIKLADGNLVETVLMENMRDQWTICVSSQVGCAMRCGFCATGKMGLTRSLTADEIMDQYRFWKSFLTEHPRLPQRISNVVFMGMGEPLANYENVKKAIHTWLAYTDLGPTHITVSTVGILPVLEQILTDPDWPDTRIAISLHSAVPETRKEIVPSSFEGFIPKLHDWIRKYQKVHGNRRHHLTFEYVMLKNVNDTEQHARVLADFAAELGDIKINLIPYNFTDMGVERSSNNQIHRFKDIVEKAGVEITVRKTMGDDIAAACGQLITLGRKNLCDILPSENI, encoded by the coding sequence GTGAACTTCCCGACCCGTCACTCCCGCTTTTGCGAACTCTTCCCGGGCGAAAAACCCTTTCGTTGGAAGCAAATCGAAGAGGGGCTTTTTCAGGTTCAAAACAAGGGCTGGAAGGATCTCACCGGCCTCCCAAAAATCCTGCGAGAAACGCTAGAAAAAGAAGTCCCCTGGATGAGTGGCGAGGCTCAAACCGTGCTCTGCTCCAGTCGCGGCGACACCTACAAAGTGCTGATCAAACTCGCGGATGGAAACCTCGTTGAAACCGTTCTGATGGAAAATATGCGCGATCAATGGACCATCTGCGTCTCTTCCCAAGTCGGTTGTGCCATGCGTTGCGGCTTCTGTGCCACGGGTAAAATGGGCCTCACTCGCAGTCTCACGGCAGACGAAATCATGGATCAGTACCGGTTTTGGAAAAGCTTCCTCACCGAACATCCTCGCCTGCCTCAGCGCATCTCGAATGTGGTTTTTATGGGCATGGGCGAACCGCTGGCCAATTATGAAAATGTAAAAAAAGCCATCCACACATGGCTGGCCTACACCGACCTCGGCCCCACCCACATCACCGTTTCCACCGTGGGCATCTTGCCTGTGCTCGAACAAATCCTCACCGACCCCGATTGGCCGGACACTCGCATCGCCATTTCGCTGCACAGCGCCGTACCCGAGACCCGCAAAGAAATCGTGCCCAGCTCTTTTGAAGGATTCATTCCCAAACTGCACGACTGGATCCGCAAGTACCAAAAAGTACACGGCAATCGCCGTCACCACCTGACCTTCGAGTACGTGATGCTCAAAAATGTGAACGACACCGAGCAGCACGCACGCGTGCTGGCCGACTTTGCTGCCGAGCTCGGAGACATCAAAATAAACCTGATTCCCTACAATTTCACAGACATGGGCGTGGAACGCAGCAGCAACAACCAAATCCATCGCTTCAAAGACATCGTCGAAAAGGCAGGCGTCGAAATCACCGTGCGCAAAACCATGGGTGACGACATCGCAGCAGCCTGCGGGCAACTCATTACTCTTGGCAGGAAGAATCTTTGTGATATTCTTCCGTCCGAAAATATTTAA
- the galE gene encoding UDP-glucose 4-epimerase GalE has product MKELLVTGGAGYIGSNLVAMLIEAGYHVVIVDNLSTGHRELLHPDAIFYEGSLQDRALLDSVFARHAFEAVFHLAALSVVVESQSEPEKYAINNVEAGRVLLEVMLAHECARLIFSSSASVYGVPLTLPITEQHVREPVSVYGKTKMVFEDLLSEYETRGLRFLSFRYFNAAGASADARYGELHEPETHLIRSVFKKLSKNEAVEVYGTDYDTPDGTCLRDYLHVTDIAEAHRLGLEYLVAGHENAFVNLGTETSHSVLEVVKLCARVMGTAARIRECEPRSGDVPNLLASCDKARELLGWKATKNLQDMIESAWAFEKRHLTL; this is encoded by the coding sequence ATGAAGGAGCTTCTTGTCACCGGTGGCGCGGGTTATATTGGATCGAACTTGGTGGCGATGCTCATTGAGGCGGGCTACCACGTGGTGATCGTCGACAATTTGAGTACGGGTCACCGCGAGCTGCTTCACCCAGATGCGATTTTTTATGAAGGCTCTTTGCAGGATCGTGCCCTTTTGGATTCTGTTTTTGCACGCCATGCTTTTGAAGCAGTCTTTCATTTAGCGGCCTTGAGCGTGGTCGTGGAGTCGCAGTCTGAGCCGGAGAAATATGCCATCAACAATGTGGAGGCAGGACGCGTTTTACTGGAGGTGATGCTCGCGCACGAGTGCGCTCGCCTGATTTTTTCCTCGTCAGCTTCGGTGTATGGGGTGCCACTGACCTTACCGATCACGGAGCAACATGTGCGAGAGCCGGTGTCGGTGTATGGCAAAACGAAGATGGTTTTTGAAGATTTGCTCAGCGAGTATGAGACGCGTGGCTTACGATTTTTGTCCTTTCGTTACTTCAATGCGGCTGGAGCTTCGGCGGATGCACGTTATGGCGAGTTGCACGAGCCCGAGACGCACCTCATCCGCTCGGTCTTTAAGAAGCTGAGTAAAAATGAAGCGGTGGAAGTCTATGGCACCGACTACGATACGCCGGATGGCACTTGTCTGCGCGACTACCTTCACGTGACGGATATCGCGGAAGCGCATCGATTGGGGCTGGAGTACTTGGTTGCCGGGCATGAGAACGCTTTTGTGAACCTGGGCACAGAGACAAGTCATTCGGTTTTGGAGGTGGTGAAACTTTGCGCCCGCGTGATGGGCACGGCAGCTCGTATCCGGGAGTGCGAGCCTCGTTCGGGTGATGTTCCAAACCTTCTGGCGTCCTGTGATAAGGCCCGAGAGCTGCTGGGTTGGAAGGCGACGAAAAATCTGCAGGATATGATCGAGAGTGCCTGGGCTTTTGAAAAGCGCCATCTTACGCTTTAA
- a CDS encoding transposase, which produces MYQMLTDEQFKLIQPYFPKPRKPEKIPLKRCMDAICYVLKTGCAWRQMPYDYREKENDWHTIYTRYKRWSESGLFGQMHEPPRAYARGFSLVQAALGPHLLRPVVGYTFE; this is translated from the coding sequence ATGTACCAGATGCTAACGGATGAACAGTTCAAACTGATCCAGCCTTATTTTCCAAAGCCCAGAAAGCCTGAAAAGATTCCACTGAAACGTTGCATGGATGCCATTTGTTATGTACTTAAAACAGGGTGCGCATGGAGACAAATGCCCTACGATTACAGAGAAAAAGAGAATGACTGGCACACGATTTATACAAGATACAAACGGTGGAGCGAATCTGGACTTTTTGGACAAATGCATGAACCTCCCCGAGCTTACGCTCGGGGTTTCAGCCTAGTTCAAGCTGCGCTTGGCCCGCATCTTCTTCGCCCTGTTGTTGGATATACTTTCGAATGA
- the tnpA gene encoding IS200/IS605 family transposase produces the protein MKKLRKSSHAVFICDYHLVWPTKYRRKIFNEGVLAFLQEVMKDIPKYYPELVVKEVNTDLDHVHILISIPPQIAVGEVVRIIKANTARELNIKFPFLRKVYWGTRSIWSAGYFASTVGINEEVIRKYIQQQGEEDAGQAQLELG, from the coding sequence ATGAAGAAGCTACGAAAAAGCTCACACGCAGTTTTCATCTGTGACTATCACTTAGTTTGGCCGACCAAATACCGTCGGAAGATATTCAACGAAGGTGTGTTGGCTTTTCTGCAGGAAGTGATGAAGGATATTCCGAAGTACTATCCGGAACTGGTGGTGAAAGAGGTAAACACGGATTTAGACCATGTACATATTTTAATTTCCATACCTCCACAAATAGCAGTGGGAGAGGTGGTGAGAATAATAAAAGCCAACACAGCTCGTGAGTTGAACATAAAGTTTCCGTTTCTTAGAAAAGTGTACTGGGGGACGAGAAGTATTTGGTCGGCAGGTTACTTTGCCTCCACAGTTGGGATTAACGAGGAGGTCATTCGAAAGTATATCCAACAACAGGGCGAAGAAGATGCGGGCCAAGCGCAGCTTGAACTAGGCTGA
- a CDS encoding iron-sulfur cluster assembly accessory protein, translating to MPTKTSKKSGKSTEPLVTGDMLIGEVLNLYPDTAEIMQDFGLHCTSCSVNVFEPLKAGAMSHGIEEEVVDEMILRINELAASKRKAPDDGIYVTQKAAEKIREFAKAEDKEGYGLRISAKDNGGREPVYAMDFLKDGEAGDTRFEFHGVTIHLDPESLGNLLGAEVDFIESAYGSGFKITNPRFTKKGGGCGCGSGGGGCGC from the coding sequence ATGCCCACAAAAACTTCTAAAAAATCTGGAAAATCCACAGAGCCGCTGGTCACGGGGGACATGCTCATCGGGGAGGTTTTAAACCTCTATCCTGACACGGCCGAAATCATGCAGGATTTTGGACTGCACTGCACCTCTTGCAGCGTGAATGTGTTTGAGCCCCTCAAAGCCGGCGCCATGAGTCATGGCATCGAAGAAGAAGTCGTGGATGAAATGATCCTGCGCATCAATGAACTCGCCGCAAGCAAACGTAAAGCCCCCGACGACGGCATTTATGTGACACAAAAGGCCGCCGAAAAAATCCGTGAATTCGCCAAAGCCGAAGATAAAGAAGGTTACGGACTGCGCATCAGTGCCAAAGACAATGGCGGACGTGAACCCGTCTACGCCATGGACTTCCTCAAGGATGGTGAGGCCGGGGACACTCGCTTTGAATTTCACGGCGTGACCATCCACTTGGACCCCGAATCCCTGGGAAACCTGCTCGGCGCCGAAGTCGATTTCATTGAAAGCGCCTACGGCAGCGGTTTCAAAATCACCAACCCTCGCTTCACCAAAAAAGGCGGAGGCTGTGGATGTGGCTCCGGTGGAGGAGGCTGTGGATGCTAA
- a CDS encoding nucleotidyltransferase domain-containing protein, which translates to MIPLLPKAIAQKYGIDFAIAFGSQVSGQTHAESDLDLAVHSSKNPSLKEELHLLSELSAFYSKEVDLCWINENVSALLYGEWAKNSQLLYGNEEDYQVFCIEALKKFLDFEPYFKLQEQALQERLRQLS; encoded by the coding sequence ATGATCCCTCTTTTGCCAAAAGCCATTGCTCAAAAGTACGGCATCGATTTTGCCATCGCCTTCGGCTCTCAAGTCAGCGGACAAACTCATGCCGAAAGCGATCTGGACCTCGCGGTTCACAGTTCAAAGAATCCAAGCCTTAAAGAAGAACTCCACCTACTCAGCGAGCTCAGTGCTTTTTATTCAAAGGAGGTGGACTTGTGCTGGATCAATGAAAATGTCAGCGCCCTACTCTACGGAGAATGGGCAAAAAACAGTCAACTGCTCTACGGAAACGAAGAAGACTATCAAGTTTTCTGCATTGAAGCGCTCAAGAAATTCCTAGACTTTGAACCCTATTTCAAACTCCAGGAGCAAGCCTTACAAGAACGTTTACGTCAACTCAGCTAA
- a CDS encoding LysE family transporter — protein MLFPEAFLFGLSQGFIIGPITLYGIREGLNPRRGFFFQAQVILGATLVDACYLMLGTTGAAQFIQIPWVQTLMWCLAAYMLTSMGYHSLNDHTHKRSLQHMHRHKLRFFDSDFIKGGLMCLVNPMAIVFSLVVVGSLYSAHAHEISPYGFSANVALGGVLASFGIAGLTFIVRHIFHQWMLKKLMRVGSYILIAYGLKFTFKAVLGVQPLIIGLIS, from the coding sequence ATGTTGTTCCCGGAGGCATTTTTATTCGGACTCAGTCAGGGTTTCATCATAGGGCCCATCACTCTTTATGGTATTCGTGAGGGGCTCAACCCTAGGCGAGGGTTTTTCTTTCAAGCTCAGGTTATTTTAGGAGCGACTTTGGTGGATGCTTGTTATTTGATGCTTGGCACTACAGGTGCCGCTCAATTCATTCAAATCCCATGGGTTCAAACCCTCATGTGGTGTTTGGCGGCTTATATGCTCACGAGCATGGGATATCACAGTTTGAACGATCACACCCATAAACGTAGTTTGCAGCACATGCATCGTCATAAGTTGCGTTTTTTTGATTCGGATTTTATAAAGGGTGGACTCATGTGTTTGGTTAACCCTATGGCCATTGTTTTTTCATTGGTCGTTGTAGGCAGCTTGTACAGTGCTCATGCGCATGAGATCAGTCCTTATGGGTTTTCTGCAAACGTGGCTTTGGGTGGTGTACTCGCTTCTTTTGGAATTGCTGGTTTGACCTTTATAGTGCGGCATATTTTTCATCAGTGGATGCTTAAAAAACTGATGCGAGTAGGATCTTATATTTTGATTGCTTATGGTCTTAAATTTACTTTTAAAGCGGTGTTGGGAGTCCAACCTTTAATTATTGGGTTGATTTCTTAG
- a CDS encoding GtrA family protein encodes MHFLKFAAAGLFSFSITFVVLNVGLWNGLPLYVASVLGYGCGIVSSFLLNKKWTFTRRNFAKKNSRLFAEFVLYNVLMMFAFAHFNVWFAALLPWSVLAQLASFGLSALINFTVYNFILFRHRA; translated from the coding sequence ATGCATTTTTTGAAGTTTGCAGCTGCGGGTTTATTCAGTTTTTCCATTACGTTTGTGGTGCTCAATGTGGGGCTGTGGAACGGACTTCCTTTGTATGTGGCATCGGTGCTCGGCTACGGCTGTGGAATTGTGAGCAGCTTTTTGCTCAATAAAAAGTGGACCTTCACGCGACGCAACTTTGCTAAAAAAAACTCGCGGCTCTTTGCAGAGTTTGTCCTTTATAATGTACTGATGATGTTTGCCTTCGCGCACTTCAATGTGTGGTTTGCGGCGCTACTTCCATGGAGTGTGCTGGCGCAGCTTGCTTCGTTTGGTCTCAGCGCGCTCATCAATTTCACGGTCTATAATTTTATTCTTTTTCGTCATCGTGCATGA